The following are encoded together in the Gopherus evgoodei ecotype Sinaloan lineage chromosome 17, rGopEvg1_v1.p, whole genome shotgun sequence genome:
- the ZNHIT3 gene encoding zinc finger HIT domain-containing protein 3: MQEGSGCCVCAGRGAPRYRCPGCRARYCSVPCYKKHKEQCIPKQDQVVRTLITDTSSLFRRVKSVQDKGSHWSVDDILTEDDEADRVSLQKLKLLGESKELRSLLLNPHLQQLLLTVDQAKEKDSLMKTYMQEPLFVEFADCCLRIVEPPEKENCLLE, from the exons ATGCAGGAGGGGAGCGGCTGCTGTGTGTGCGCGGGGCGCGGCGCCCCTCGATACCGCTGCCCGGGCTGCAGGGCCAGATA TTGTTCTGTCCCCTGCTACAAGAAGCATAAAG AACAGTGTATACCAAAACAGGATCAGGTTGTAAGGACGCTGATTACAGACACATCCTCACTTTTCAGaagagttaaatcagtgcaagacAAAG GAAGCCATTGGTCTGTAGATGATATCCTTACAGAAGATGATGAGGCAGACAGAGTCTCGCTGCAGAAACTCAAACTCTTAG gggaGTCTAAAGAACTGAGAAGCTTACTACTCAACCCCCatctgcagcaactgctgctaaCTGTAGATCAAGCCAAAGAAAAAGATTCCCTGATGAAAACATACATGCAAGAGCCATTATTTGTGGAGTTTGCAGACTGCTGCTTGAGAATTGTTGAGCCTCCAGAGAAAGAGAATTGTCTTCTGGAGTGA